The Primulina tabacum isolate GXHZ01 chromosome 1, ASM2559414v2, whole genome shotgun sequence genome contains the following window.
ATCTGTAAATTCTGTTATTGATCGCCATTCCCGGCTCGCGTCGCCTTGTTCATGTTCGAGTATCTCTGATCAGAAGCACGTTTTGCCTTCTGAAATTTTCCTAAACCAATTAATCGCACCACCTGCTAGTTTCTTGGCCGAGGATGGTCAGGCTGAGGGAAGTGAGAATGTTGGTGTAACCAAGAAGTGTGTTTGGAACAATCCTGCTAATGGTGTTGCTCCGCAGGTTGGTGCTTTGATGGGGACAGCATCTTGGCCTGATTTCTCCAAATCAGCTCGTGCTTCCACGAAGGCTTCTTCGAGTTCGACTGATTCTCTTGAAGAACTCTCTCACGAACCAATCATTCTGTCACAGGTTTATTATTTCTGTCATTGTTGTTCTCTATATTTTGGCCCTTTAATCTACCTGTTCAATTTATCTGATGTTCTTAGTTGCTTGGGTTTTATTATATATGCTTCTAGTGCTATTATGAACTCGATGATCAAGTTTTCGTACAAGTTAGACTGCTTTCCTTACGAAATTTTCTTTTTGTGAATAATAGGGGACGTCAGTTGACTCTTGGTCTTCACAGGAAGTAGCAACAAATTCAGCTTCGAACCATGAATCTCCTATCCGCCAGTGTTCTCCGGAGCTAGGTGGTGACAGGACAAGTCACAGAAACATAACAGCCAACGGCAGCTTTTCTCAAGCACCAAATTCACACAGTTCTGTGGTTGAAGCGTCTCCTTTTAAGCCAGTGAAGTCCAGCATCTCTTCGGGGGTATCTCCTAGGACAACACACGTTGGGATGTGGACAGAGAGGAGGATCTCACAGTGGGCATGAGCCACACCATCCGCGTGGTCCTTTTAGAAGGAACAACAGTGGACCGCAACTTCAAGGGAATGGTTCTTCTAATCATGGCCATGGTAGCAACGATACCAGGAACGTTGGATTGATGATTGGAGCTATAACCATCAATCTTTTGGCAGCAGAGTAAACCTTGCACCCCAGCAGAGTGTCGCCTCTCGGCCCTTCATACGTGGTCCAGTTTCAAGTGCTCCTTTTTATTCCTCCACCTCCCCCTGTGGGTGCGCGGCCCTATGGTCCCCCAGTGTTCTACAATGGTGAGGTTTGCTGCTTTGAGATACTTGCTTCTGTAGATTATCTTGCGtgctaattatattttgtttcaatttgCAGATGCTTCATCTTTTACGTATTTTGCTCTTGGACCCCACCCAGGTTCACCCGGGCACATGCCTATGTTTCCATATGCACCAATGTCGTCTCCCATACCTGATCCTCACTTGCCTTCCAAAATTGTGAAAcagatagattattatttttggtatGTTATTTTGTTATGCATACTAAATGATTCATCCGCTCATTGCTGTCTATTTGCGCATGGTATCAACGCTTGGATTTTCACATGTATCTTGCAGTGATGATAATTTGGTGAAGGACACATATTTGCGCCAGAAAATGGATGTGGATGGATGGGTTCCCATAAACTTAATAGCAAGCTTTAAGAAAGTAAGTCGgtcaaattaatgaaaaatttcCTGCTTATGCTTATTTCTTTATCCATTTTATCTAAACTTAAACTTGCGATTCTTTTTTGATTGTTGGTACATAGAAGAGAAATTTTGAGGCTCTAGATCAGAAAGttgaaaatatcaaaagctTGATTCTTTAATTGGAATTTAGTGAGCAATATaggttaagaattttgaaatgtttCGGTTTTGTTAGATTATTCTTGGATGAAATAAAATGACAATTGATATCTAACTGTAATACGCTTGAGTTTATCAGAAGATTTATATTGATATGGAAATGGTAAATTTGTATGACCAAGAATGCACATTAGAATCATGGTACACTCTTTTTAGTTGGTTTCATTAGGTACAATGATACTATTTTGAGAATGAAGGTAGCTTGGACGGGTTAGTTATTCATGTAAGTTGTCTTTGAGTGGAATTTGGAGATGCCTGATCGGATCAAAGCATCTCTGGCTGAAAATCTTGCCTGCCATGATTTGAAACACCAAATCGACTGTTAGTGCTGCCATTTAACCTCTTATCATAGTCACAGAGGCAGCTGGATATTTTATGGCTGATCATATCAACTTTTTAAATGATTTGCCACCTATTACGATGAGACTTAACTATGAATACTAATATTATACATTCTCAATTTTTCAGATTAGGGAGCTGACAGACATGTCCAACTTATATTGGATGCTTTGCGAGCTTCGAATGTGGTGGAAATACAGGTGAAATGTATCGCATATTTGATCCTCGCAATACCACTTTTCTTATAGTAAATCTTTTACTAGTAGTGTAGTCCAAAATTTTACTGAAAAAACAAGTGAATATGCGATTAACTTATGAGCAAAATCTGCTAATATCCCCTTTTCAGCTTTCTCATGCGACTTGTTCTATATATCTATAGACTTGTATCCTTTGGGTATTTGTAGACATTCATCCCACGACATGCACTTTAGATAGAGTATTGGTGGTTTCTAACTCATCTAGGCGatttttttcttactcttgcagGGAGAAAAGGTGAGGAGGAAGGGTAATTGGAGAAAATGGATAATGCCAACCTTCTTGTATTCTACATGATCAAGTCCTCAATTTCTTTAATGAGCAATATAGGTTAAGAAGTAAAATCATTGAACGAGGAAACAACTGGTTCTTAgtggtttttttaaaatacaattgtGCATTTTACGATGTCCTTTTACCAAGTACTCTAATATTTGCCAAAAATTTAATTTCccgtcaaaatgttatttctaaaaaagaaaagatatatcattaatattgaaatatatgtactacaataaatgataatttcaattattgtttgtattgattatatcaattcatttagttcaaatttgaatttaattcatttttatattaattaaaatataatttatatattatatattttttattatttttttattcaaattgaaactaaactttattgaaaatataaactaaattaaaattttttacattgattatatcaatcaatttaatttgtgatatgatttgtgttactatgatatatttaatttttattacaaactgtataaataaatttaaacacaaatgattgcaatgttatatatatatatatatcactcaTCCATTCGATgtgtaatttttctatatttcatcacatccaatagatgagtgacacctcatcggtgctcacaaaAGTGTGTACGGTAGGTGTGCAAGgatatcaaaattaattatatatgtgtgtgtgtactGTAATAAATGACCActttaattattgtttgcattgattatatcaattcatttaattcaattttgaatttatttaatttttgtataattcaaatgtaatttatgtattatatgtttttttatttttttactcaaattgaaACTAATCGAAGATAGCCTAAATTGGGGCAATCCATGGTATTTTTCGATTTCTAGATAATTCAATGTTAAGTGTTGTACAATTATTCCAAGGAAATGGGAATCATGCTGGCTGCGGATCAACTTTTGAAAACTAGATAGATATCGAGCACATAATTAAACAAGAATACAATgttataaatattttgaaatatatttatacagatggatttatttatatatttcgagcatgttttagtttgatattttGAGTATAAGAATAATGTGGGAGCatgttttagtttgatatttcGGAGAATATATCACCCAAATAAATCATATACTCTTGCTAATATACTATCctccaaaaattagatttacTAGTATTTATCCATTATATACTATCCTCCAAAAATTAGATTAACTTAAGAGCAAAATCTGTTAATATCCCCTTTTCAGCTTTCTCATCCGACTTgttctatatatctatatatcctTCGGGTATTTTGTAGACATTTCATCCCCAACATGCACTTTAGATAGAGCATCGGTGCTTTCTAAACTTATCTAGGCGatttttttcttactcttgcagGGGAAGTGAGGAGGAAGGGTAACTGGAGAAAATGGATAATTCCAACCATCATGTTTCCTACAGAATCAAGTCCTCATTCTCTCAATATTTCTAGTCTGCATATAAATGATGAAAAGAAAAACACGTAGTTTCTAGCGATACTATATCATAAGTGGGGACTTTGAACACACACAACTCTATATTTTAGGCTGCTTTTCAGAGTTTGTGGTGGTCTCTAACTCATCTAGgcgattttttttcttactcttgcagGTAGAATAGGTGAGTAGGAAGGGTTACTGGAGAAAATGGATAATGCCAACTATCCTGTATTCTACAGGATCAAGTCCTCAATCTCTCAATATTTCTAATCtgcatatacatgataaaaaGACTAACACAATTTCTAGCTATATTTTAGCCACCGTCGGAAGATATTGGTTTACTTCCACTTATTTCTTATAGTCGTTGGTAATTTAGTTGGATTCGTGATTGTCCAGAGTCTATtgcctctcttttttttttattttttttccccagaaacatcttatattatatTGAAATATTGGATATGAATATTTTCTGTTTGGTTtttatgtgatttatttttACTAATTGCATCTTTATCACTGCAAAAATTATagatattttcaataaaatatatttgaaaatctatAAAGTAAgactaaagaaaatatttcatctaACCCACATAGCAATTAATGTGTGGCCACGagcattaaataatatattttttgttataataTAAATTGTTACGGTGAAAATAGTTTTGAATCATACTCAAAATTAGTTTACTACGTACGTTTTGGTTTTGAGccgagtatgatatttttgaaattatatatataatggatCAACACTAgtaaatctaatttttggagGATAGTATATTAGCAAGAGTAAATGATTTATTTGGTGATATATACTCCgaaatatcaaactaaaacaAGCTCCAACATTATTCAAGCTCaatatcaaactaaaacatgctcgaaatatataaataaatccatctgtacaaatatatttcaaaatattttataacatttattcttgtttAATTACGTGCTCGATATCTATCTAGTTTTCAAAAGTTGATCCGCAGCCAACATGATTCCCATTTCCTTGGAATAATTGTACAACACTTAACATTGAATTTTCTAGAAATCGAAAAATACCATGAATTGCTCCCATTTAGGCTATATTCGACTAGTCGTTTAACAGAAGCTTTCGAGCGTGAACAGTGAGGTGCACTGGGCAAGTGCGTGCGTGCGTGCGTGCATTGCAAGGCTAAGCGTGCTTGTCTTCGGACGATAA
Protein-coding sequences here:
- the LOC142539693 gene encoding la-related protein 1C-like gives rise to the protein MATASDSSASVQSVNSVIDRHSRLASPCSCSSISDQKHVLPSEIFLNQLIAPPASFLAEDGQAEGSENVGVTKKCVWNNPANGVAPQVGALMGTASWPDFSKSARASTKASSSSTDSLEELSHEPIILSQGTSVDSWSSQEVATNSASNHESPIRQCSPELGGDRTSHRNITANGSFSQAPNSHSSVVEASPFKPVKSSISSGERWIDDWSYNHQSFGSRVNLAPQQSVASRPFIRGPVSSAPFYSSTSPYASSFTYFALGPHPGSPGHMPMFPYAPMSSPIPDPHLPSKIVKQIDYYFCDDNLVKDTYLRQKMDVDGWVPINLIASFKKIRELTDMSNLYWMLCELRMWWKYREKR